One region of Syntrophales bacterium genomic DNA includes:
- a CDS encoding ribbon-helix-helix domain-containing protein, whose translation MGKAKIAITLDAEFISELDRLVEENYFQNRSQAIRDAVREKLARMKRSRLSMECAKLDPKFEKAMAEEGLAEDMSQWPEY comes from the coding sequence ATGGGAAAAGCAAAAATAGCAATCACATTGGACGCCGAATTTATCAGTGAATTGGATAGACTGGTCGAGGAAAATTATTTTCAAAATCGCAGCCAGGCAATCCGTGATGCTGTGCGCGAAAAACTCGCCCGAATGAAGCGCAGCCGGCTATCTATGGAATGCGCAAAACTCGATCCGAAATTTGAAAAAGCTATGGCGGAAGAAGGATTAGCTGAGGATATGAGCCAATGGCCAGAATATTGA